A genomic window from Elaeis guineensis isolate ETL-2024a chromosome 3, EG11, whole genome shotgun sequence includes:
- the LOC140856678 gene encoding probable WRKY transcription factor 51 has protein sequence MAYLPTERTDWKAIAMSMAFAHHSGRPMEMNASDYLVYNEASLACQLERPVPLMANGSSTSGIHGSGMQTAKMEGVFRVAFRTKSEIDILDDGFKWRKYGKKSVKSSPNPRNYYRCSTEGCAVKKRVERDGGDPSYVITTYEGVHNHTSPAVLYFTPKGNASGASLIAGDY, from the exons ATGGCCTACTTACCCACCGAGAGGACTGATTGGAAGGCGATAGCCATGAGCATGGCTTTTGCTCATCACTCCGGCCGGCCAATGGAAATGAATGCCTCTGACTACTTAGTGTATAATGAGGCCTCCTTAGCTTGCCAACTAGAAAGACCAGTTCCTCTGATGGCGAATGGTAGTAGCACCAGCGG AATACATGGGAGTGGGATGCAGACTGCGAAGATGGAGGGAGTTTTCAGGGTTGCATTCAGAACAAAGTCTGAGATTGACATCCTGGATGATGGTTTCAAGTGGAGAAAGTACGGAAAGAAGTCAGTGAAGAGCAGCCCAAACCCAAG GAACTACTATCGTTGCTCAACCGAAGGATGCGCGGTGAAGAAGAGGGTGGAAAGAGACGGAGGAGACCCCAGCTATGTGATAACTACGTACGAAGGGGTGCACAACCACACCAGCCCAGCCGTTCTTTATTTCACGCCCAAAGGGAATGCCTCCGGTGCATCTCTTATTGCCGGAGATTACTGA